From a region of the Pongo abelii isolate AG06213 chromosome 9, NHGRI_mPonAbe1-v2.0_pri, whole genome shotgun sequence genome:
- the BACE1 gene encoding beta-secretase 1, translated as MAQALPWLLLWMGAGVLPAHGTQHGIRLPLRSGLGGAPLGLRLPRETDEEPEEPGRRGSFVEMVDNLRGKSGQGYYVEMTVGSPPQTLNILVDTGSSNFAVGAAPHPFLHRYYQRQLSSTYRDLRKGVYVPYTQGKWEGELGTDLVSIPHGPNVTVRANIAAITESDKFFINGSNWEGILGLAYAEIARPDDSLEPFFDSLVKQTHVPNLFSLQLCGAGFPLNQSEVLASVGGSMIIGGIDHSLYTGSLWYTPIRREWYYEVIIVRVEINGQDLKMDCKEYNYDKSIVDSGTTNLRLPKKVFEAAVKSIKAASSTEKFPDGFWLGEQLVCWQAGTTPWNIFPVISLYLMGEVTNQSFRITILPQQYLRPVEDVATSQDDCYKFAISQSSTGTVMGAVIMEGFYVVFDRARKRIGFAVSACHVHDEFRTAAVEGPFVTSDMEDCGYNIPQTDESTLMTIAYVMAAICALFMLPLCLMVCQWRCLRCLRQQHDDFADDISLLK; from the exons ATGGCCCAAGCCCTGCCCTGGCTCCTGCTGTGGATGGGCGCGGGAGTGCTGCCTGCCCACGGCACCCAGCACGGCATCCGGCTGCCCCTGCGCAGCGGCCTGGGGGGCGCCCCCCTGGGGCTGCGGCTGCCCCGGGAGACCGACGAAGAGCCCGAGGAGCCCGGCCGGAGGGGCAGCTTTGTGGAGATGGTGGACAACCTGAGGGGCAAGTCGGGGCAGGGCTACTACGTGGAGATGACCGTGGGCAGCCCCCCGCAGACG CTCAACATCCTGGTGGATACAGGCAGCAGTAACTTTGCAGTGGGTGCTGCCCCCCACCCCTTCCTGCATCGCTACTACCAGAGGCAGCT GTCCAGCACATACCGGGACCTCCGGAAGGGTGTGTATGTGCCCTACACCCAGGGCaagtgggaaggggagctgggCACCGACCTGGTAAGCATCCCCCATGGCCCCAACGTCACTGTGCGTGCCAACATTGCTGCCATCACTGAATCAGACAAGTTCTTCATCAACGGCTCCAACTGGGAAGGCATCCTGGGGCTGGCCTATGCTGAGATTGCCAGG CCTGACGACTCCCTGGAGCCTTTCTTCGACTCTCTGGTAAAGCAGACCCACGTTCCCAACCTCTTCTCCCTGCAGCTTTGTGGTGCTGGCTTCCCCCTCAACCAGTCTGAAGTGCTGGCCTCTGTCGGAGGGAGCATG ATCATTGGAGGTATCGACCACTCGCTGTACACAGGCAGCCTCTGGTATACACCCATCCGGCGGGAGTGGTATTATGAGGTGATCATTGTGCGGGTGGAGATCAATGGACAGGATCTGAAAATGGACTGCAAGGAG TACAACTATGACAAGAGCATTGTGGACAGTGGCACCACCAACCTTCGTTTGCCCAAGAAAGTGTTTGAAGCTGCAGTCAAATCCATCAAGGCAGCCTCCTCT ACGGAGAAGTTCCCTGATGGTTTCTGGCTAGGAGAGCAGTTGGTATGCTGGCAAGCAGGCACCACCCCTTGGAACATTTTCCCAGTCATCTCACTCTACCTAATGGGTGAGGTTACCAACCAGTCCTTCCGCATCACCATCCTTCCACAG CAATACCTGCGGCCAGTGGAAGATGTGGCCACGTCCCAAGACGACTGTTACAAGTTTGCCATCTCACAGTCATCCACGGGCACTGTTATGGGAGCTGTTATCATGGAGGGCTTCTACGTTGTCTTTGATCGGGCCCGAAAACGAATTGGCTTTGCTGTCAGCGCTTGCCATG TGCACGATGAGTTCAGGACGGCAGCGGTGGAAGGCCCTTTTGTCACCTCGGACATGGAAGACTGTGGCTACAACATTCCACAGACAGATGAGTCAACCCTCATGACCATAGCCTATGTCATGGCTGCCATCTGCGCCCTCTTCATGCTGCCACTCTGCCTCATGGTGTGTCAGTGGCGCTGCCTCCGCTGCCTGCGCCAGCAGCATGATGACTTTGCTGATGACATCTCCCTGCTGAAGTGA